AGGGATAATGTGGGAACTTCAAAACCCATTTTTCCATTTTCAATAATACCATCCATATTAACAGCATACGAAAAAATACCGGGTAAACCGCAGCACACACCCTCCAGCGCCGCATTGGATAAACCTTCAAAGAGAGACGGCATGATAATTACATCAGAAGCATGGTAAAGTGAGAGCATATCTTTTTGCGCATCTAAAAAACGTACATGCTTTTGAAGCGCATCATTTTTAAGCATTTGATCCACAATCCACGAGGTCACTTTATCACGCTTGCGGCCAACAAGTAAGAGAACAAAGTTTTTGGGTAATTCCCCTTTTTTAAGAAGCCGCTTTAAAGCCCACAATAAAAAAATCTGGTTTTTCTGAATACCCACACGCCCCGGCAGCATAAACACAATTTCATCGGGCTTTATATTCCAGCGCGCTCTTTCAGTTTCATTTTGTTCACGCGTGGGCGGGCTAAAAAAATTAACGTCAATATAATTGTAAATCACCCTAATTTTTTGCGGCGACACCCGCGCTTTCCACATCAGTTCTTTTTTTACACCTACAGAATTAGTGAGGATGGCCGCCTGTCGTTTAGAAAAATATTTTTCAAAGAGAACATAACGCAGCTCAATCATCCGGTTGCGACAAGAAGAAATGATGATGGGCACACCAGCGCGAAGCGCCGCAAAGCGCGCCCAAAAATTGGATTTGTCGCGAAAGCTGTGGAGTATGGTAGGCTTTTCTTTTTTAAGAATGTCGACGAGTTTTCGATACCCTTTAAATCCCATTTTTTCGTAACCCAAAATATAACGCGGCTGATCGGCCGGTTTTTCGCGCGTGAAAAAAATATTATCGTGATACAAACACAACACCGGTTCAAATTGGGGCGGGAGATGATTGATGAGCTCCAAAAGCTGCCGCTCGGGGCCTCCCTGCGCCAAGTTGGGGATGAAATAAAATATTTTAATCTTTTGTGCCATGAAAAGTAACGAATAAACAAATTATTGCACTTTGTCTAGAGAGTAGCTTTAAAAAAGCGTTGCGACTTTCAATTTTATAGTATACACTATTATGTATACTATAGGAGCTTATTATGTACAATCACATTACCCTTAAAGACCTTCGCCCCCAGCTGCCCAAAGTAATCGAAAAAGTCGATTCCGAATTAGGCCGCTATATCATTTCTAAACATGGCGAACCGGTAGCCATTCTGCTTTCGGTAGATGATTATGAGAGCATGATTGAAACTTTGAATGAAACAACCGACAAGGAAAATCTGAAAAACATCAAACAGGGAATGAAAGAAGCCAAATCCGGCAAAACGATTAACTGGAATCAGGTAAAGCGCAAATACCGCTTGGAATAAAACCATGTATCAGGTTGAATTAACCCGCCAAGCCGAAAAAAGTTTTGCCACACTCATAAAAGCGCATGCCGGAATGGGGAAAAGAGTGGCACACGCTATCGATTTACTGGCACAAGATCCATCCATCGGCATTCCTTTAAAAGCCGAGCTTAAAGGTCTTTTTAAATATCGCATTGGTTCTTATCGTATTATTTATGAAATCAAAAAAACAAAACTCATCATCACCATCATCGACATTGGCCACCGCAGAGAAATCTACCGTTAAGCTCAACTTACTAAAAGCCTTATTCGATGAATTACGCCTTCCTTTTCACATGGCTTATTTAGGATTTAAGTGGTCTGCCCTTTTAAAATTCAGACAGGGAAAATCTCAACTCATTTACGTTATTCCCGGCTATCTCACTTCCGATCGCTCCACTCATATTCTTCGGCATTTTTTATTGGCACATGGATACGATGTACATGGATGGGGTTTAGGAACTAACAATAAAAGTGTTGTTTCTCTGTTACCGCAAATTACCGAAAAACTTAAAACCTTAACAAATCAAAAAAAGAAAAAAGTAATTTTAATTGGCTGGAGTTTAGGGGGTTACCTTGCACGCGAAGTGGCTCGTGACAATCCGCAAATCATTGACCGTGTTATCACCATGGGAACCCCCAACCGCGGCGGACCAAAAATGACCGCTTACGAGGAAAAAAACAAAAAAGGCCCCGAAGAAGAAAAACGAATTGAAAAAATTATTGCCGAACGCGAAAAAACACCCATTACGGTTCCACTGTACAGCATCTATAGCAAATCGGATAAAACGGTGTGGTGGGAGGCAAGCGTGGATAACGATAAAAGACACCAGGTTATCCATCACGAAGTACATGCTTCGCATGGAGGCTTAGGGTTTCATCCGGATGTTTATCAATTAATTTTAAAATGCCTCTCTTAAGGACTTTGAAGGAATGTACTTGTTCTACTAAAAACATTGAGAATGGCCGTATTACTTCTGCTTTTAACAACACCGGGAGCTGCATCTACTGCAACCTGTGCCAGCATGCCAAAAAAACCGTTTGAGCGACTACTCTATAAACTACTTTATAACGCGGGGGGCTACTCCCTTGAAGTATTCATAAATAATGCCCTTTCTGAGTTGGATCCGGACTTGCCCAAGCCGGCTTAAAAAGTTTATCGGCCTAAGCGATAAAAAGTTGCTTACTCTATTCAATAAATCGCTATATAATTTCATCTATGAAAACAATTAGAAAAGCGCTTCTCATATCTATTTTTAGCCTTTTTATTGCCTGTGGCGGCTCCTCGGGCGGTAGTGGTGGAGGAATAAACTTTCCTTCCACAGGGCGCGTTGTAGGCGTTTCCAGTTGGGGATATCAGCTGCAAGATATTGATTTAGACGAAGTGGGAGCATCCGATTTTGATTTGGTAGTTGTGGATTATTCGGCCGATGGTTCGGATGAAGAGGCTTTTAGTGAGGATGATGTTAACACCATGCGGGGCAACAATAACAAGCTGGTGATTTCCTATTTTTCTATTGGGGAGGCCGAAGACTACCGTTATTATTTTGATGCGGGCGCTTCCTATGTAGATGCCGAAAACCCTGACTTTCCGGGAAACTTTAAAGTATTTTACTGGGAAGACGAATGGCAGGAATTAATGGAGGGATATTTAGATAAAATAATTGCCGCCGGTTTTGATGGGGCTTATTTGGATATTATTGACGCCTACGAATATTACGGACCCGGAGGTGATAGCGGATTAGATCGCGATAGCGCAGCCGACGACATGACTAATTTTGTAATCAGGCTTGCAAATTACGCACGGGCTCAAAACGAAGATTTTATTATTATTCCACAAAACGGTTCTGGCATTATTAATGATGCCTCCAATGCCGATGATTACTTATCGATGATTGATGCCATTGGCGTAGAAGATACTTTTTATTTTGGCGATGCAGAAAATGATAATGACTTAGATCAACAGGATGAGGTGATTGATAATTTACTCACCTATCAAGATAACGATATTGTGGTGTTGTCGGTAGATTACGTTACCGACGCCGATAAAGTAGACAACTTTTATAACTTAGCCAGCGATGCGGGTTATATCCCCTATGCTACAATAAGGGCTTTAGATGCTCTAACCATGAATTAATATTATTTTACATCCCCAGCATCTTCTTTAATTCTTCGTATTCGGTAGCATATTCAAGCGCACGTTCTTTGGTGATGGAACCATCATTTACAAGGTTAGTAAGTGATTGAGTCATGGTGTGCATACCCGTTTTATCGCGGCCAATTTGCATGGCAGAGTATAATTGGTGAATTTTATCTTCACGAATTAAATTACGAATAGCGGGATTAGGAATTAAAATTTCAGTAGCTAACGCTCGCCCCCCGTTTTTTTTAGGGATGAGTTGTTGCGAAATTACACCTTCCAAAATAAAGGAAAGCTGCGTGCGTATTTGCGGCTGCTGATGTGGGGGGAACACGTCAATCACACGGTTAATGGTTTGCACGGCCGTGTTGGTATGTAACGTTGCAAAAACCAAGTGACCCGTTTCAGAAATAGTAATGGCTGCCGCTATCGTTTCTAAATCTCTCATTTCGCCCACCAGCACCACATCGGGATCTTGACGTAAAATGCGTTTAAGCGAAGCGCCAAAACTGTGCGTATCTTTTTCAACTTCACGCTGAACAACAAGTGCTTTTTTGGATGAGTGCACAAATTCGATAGGATCTTCTACAGTGATAATATGAACCGGTTCGGTTTTATTGATAGCATCTACCATGGCCGCAAGCGTTGTTGATTTACCACTACCCGTAGGGCCTGTTACCAAAACCAAACCACGGGGCTTTTTGCAAAGGTCCATTACCGTTTGCGGCACACCAATTTTTTTGTAATCAGGAATTTCGGTAGGAATGTGACGAAACGCGCCCGATACCGAATTGAGCTGCATAAACAAATTCACACGAAAGCGCGCAATACCTTTGTGCTCAATGGCAATATCAAGCTCCCAATCCTGCTCAAATTGTTTGATACGTTCGGGAGGCGTTTTTTCGTAACACAATCTTTTTGCATCTTCGGGCGTTAAATTAAAATCTTCAAGGGGAGCTAAATCACCATCCACTCTAATTTGAGGAGGCGAACCTGCAGAAATATGCAAATCGGATGACTTTTGCTCAAGCATGCGGTCGAGCAAATTTTCGAGAGTAAGCGTGGCTCCTGACATAGTTATAAATTGTACAGGTGAGTTTGTAATACGGGCAAGCTGTTTTTCGCTATTCGCTATTCGCTGATCGCTGATCGCAAGGTAAAAACTCTTATAATCTTGTTATTCACGATTAGCGATAAGCGATGGACGATAAGCCCACTTCTTCCTACCCCTCCATTTTTTTGACGCTTTTTATTCACTTTTTGAGCACGCGCCCCCTCAAAGCACAACTAAACCAAGCTTTTTCAAACACTTAAATAATACAGGTTTTTTTAAACCCCAATTAACTCTGGCACAGCCCTTGCTCCTAATTAGGAAATAAATACATGTAAAAAAATACCCTATTTGTAGAGTTTTTACACACCCTCAAAAAAGGACACAGAGCCATGAAAAAAATAAAGAAAGAAAAAGTAAAAATTATCGTTAAAAAACAAATACTTATAACAATTCATTAGTCTTGGTACTTTAAGCAGGCTTTTGGCATGTCTCATGCTTAATAAGCCCCTATTAGGAGTTTATACTATTATATGTACTCAGCCGAGAAACAGGTTTTTCAAGGTAGCGAATCCATCAGCCAATACCAAAACGAATTGGTATCTGAAGGTCTTGTTACGCGCGATCAGTTAGCCATTGCTAAAATTAGCATGGAAAACCTGGGTCTCGATTTAGGCTCGGTACTTATTAAAAAGGGTTTTGTTAAAGAAGAGCAGCTCCTTAAGTTTTTAGCGAAACGCTACAACATCGAATACATCACCCTCAAAGATTTTCAAATTAACCCGGAACTTTTTCACAAATTACCCCTTCACTTAAGCCGCCAGCACAAAGTGGTTCCTCTGTACATGAAAGACGACAAAATTGTGGTGGCCATGGCCAATCCCTTCGATTCGTTCGCTCAAGACGATATTCGTGAAGCGTTAAAAATGGACCTTGAGCCCATGCTTGCAAGCCTCCGCGAAATTGAGGACTGCTTCCGCAATATTGGCGATAGTACCGCCACCAACGATGATAAGGGTTTAACCCTGGAGGTTTCTTCCGACAACACACAAAACGAAACCGAAACGCGCAAGATGCAGGAAATGGCTTTGGGGCCCAAAGTGGTATCGGCGGTAAACAGCATTATTGCCCGTGCCCACGCCGAACGCGCCAGCGATATTCATATTGAACCATACCGTAACAACACACACATACGCTTTCGCATAGACGGCATGCTTCGCGAACGCGGCACCTTGGCTAAAAACATGCATTTGCCCGTTGTATCGCGCGTTAAAATTTTAGCAGGGCTTGACATTGCCGAACGGCGCGTACCACAAGACGGACGCGTCCGTGTGCTGCTTGTGGGAAATCCGCTGGATCTCCGTATTTCAACCTGTCCCACACAACACGGCGAAAAGGTGGTGATTCGCTTGCTCTCAAAAGATGCTGTAAAAGGCATTGAAGGCTTGGGGTTTGATGAAGACCAACGTAAAACATTTTCGGATATTATCACGCGCTCTCACGGTATTTTTCTTATTACAGGCCCCACAGGCTCAGGAAAATCAACAACGCTGTATGCGGCATTACAACGCATCAATTCACCCGAGAAAAATATTATTTCTATTGAAGACCCTGTTGAAAACGAAATTGAAGGAGTTAATCAGGTAGCTGTTAACACCAAAACAGGGCTCACCTTTGCCACCGTACTGCGCTCGGTATTACGCCAAGATCCCGATGTCATTATGCTGGGCGAAATTCGTGACGGTGAAACTGCTCTCATTTCTGTGCGTGCTGCTATTACCGGCCACTTGGTGCTTTCTACACTACACACCAACACAGCCGCCGGCGCCATTTCGCGCCTCATGGATTTAGGCATTGAACCGTTCATGCTGTCGAGCGCTTTAAAAGGTGTGATGGCCCAACGCTTGGTACGCAAAATTTGCGATCACTGCCGTGATGAAATTAATTTGGCCGAATGTGAATTTCCCCACTTAGCCAGCCGTGTGAAAAAAGCTTTTAAAGGAAAAGGTTGTAAATCTTGCCACTACACCGGTTACGCCGGCCGTATGGGCATTTTTGAATTAGCCGCCATCGACGAAGACGTACGCACTCTTATGTATAAAAACTCCGGTGAAGGCGAAATTGTGGCCTGCCTGCGCAAAAAAGGCGTGAAGTCCATCGTGCAAGACGGCCTGGATAAAATTGAGATGGGGCAAACAACTTTTGAAGAAGTGGTGAGAGTAACTGAGGAAGATTAAAGAACTACCCCCTGTTGTCCCCCTTACAAAGGAGGACAAAGAGTTCCCTCCCTTTGTAAGGGAGGGCCAGGGAGGGTAGAGACGATAAAAAACTATGACGATGTATTCTTACAAAGCGCGCGATATGAACGGCCTCCTTGTAATGGGCCAGATGGAAGCTCCATCGATGGATCCTATTCGCGAAATGCTCTCCGATCAGGGGCTTATTCCTATTGCCGTGTTTCAGGGTTCTAGCCGTGTAGCCCAAGAATCGCTCGCCATTTTTAACCATGTTTCCAGCGAAGAACTCATGCTTTTTACGCGCCAGTTTCACACCTTGTTTAAAGCCGGCATGGACATGGACACCTTGCTGCACACCATGGCGCAGCAAACCAAAAACAAATTTTTTAAAGATGCCATTTTGCGCATTAAAAGCGACGTTGCTTCAGGCTCCTCTCTCTCACGCGCGTTTGGCCAACATCCAAAAATTTTTAACGAATTATATTTGAGCATGCTCAATGCCGGTGAAGAAGCTGGTATTTTGGAAGATGTACTGGGTCAACTCTCCACGGTAATTGAAAAAGAAACGGCACTCAAATCGGCCGTATCATCGGCCACTCTGTATCCCAAAATTGTTATCTTTGTTCTTATTGTAGCCTTCTGCGTGTTGATGACATACGTGGTGCCCAAATTTTCGGTATTCTTTGCACACTACGATGCCGAACTCCCTCTTCCCACCCGCATGATGATGGGCATGAGCGATTTCATGCGCAATCAATGGTACATCCTAATTTTTATGGTGGTGGCCGGTATTTTTGCGTTTAGAAAATGGCAGTCTACCGCCAAAGGTCGTTTTGCCTGGGACCGCATTAAATGGAAATTACCTGTGTTTGGTCCGCTGGGGCAAAAAGTGGGCAATGCCCGTTTTGCTCACATTTTAGGAGCCCTCTACAAAGCCGGCCTTCCCATCACCCGCGGGCTTGAAATTACCGCCTCCACCGTAGGTAACGAAGTATTTGTTCGCGAAGCTTTGGGAGTAAAAGCCGAAGTAGAAAAAGGCGGCAGTATTTCGCAGGCCATGCGCCAAACCAAATATTTTAGCCCATTACTCATTGAAGCCACCGCCATCGGCGAAAAATCGGGTGCCTTGGACGACATGTATAAATCCGTTGGCTCGCACTACGACTTAGAAGTGGCGCACACGCTTAAAAATTTAACAACACTTTTGGAACCCATCCTGCTCTTTTTTGTGTTCGGGTTCATCGTGCTTTTTGCCCTGGGCATTTTCTTGCCCATGTGGGGCATCTCGCGCGCGGTGTTGCATCATTAGTAAACAGCGCCAAGGGCGCGTTGAGGGGGAGGCTCCAGCCGGCTTTGCCGGTGGAGGGGGCGACGTGAGCCCCTCAAAAAACAGACTTTTTACATGTCAAACGGGGTTGTCCTGTTTGACCAAATTAAAACCGTCCCTTAAGGGGCAAAACGTTCAGAAGGAAAATTCCTTTTGAATGGGAGGATAAAACAATGAAACAACTTAAAAACCAAAAAGGTTTCACCTTAATCGAATTGATTTTGGTGATTGTAGTATTAGGCATTTTAGCCGTGGCTGCTTTACCCACGTTTATCGACGTGTCAACAGACGCTGCTACCTCGTCTATGCAAGGTGTTGTAGCTTCGGTACGTGAAGGTATTTCGCTGTATCGCGCTAACGACCTTGTAGGCGGCGGTACTGGTATCTATCCTGCCGATTTGGGCGGAGCTGATGCCACCGCTTGTGATACTACCGCTTGCTTTGGTACCGTTTTGGAACAAGCTGTTAACGATAGTCGTTGGAGCAGAGTTGATTCCACTCATTACAATTATTCAAGTAATGGAGTAACAGGCAACTTTACCTACGACCCTGTTGCCGGAACCTTTCAATAAGCAGTAGTTTAGAATTGCAGTTTAAAAAAGGCGCTTCCCGTAAGGGGGCGCCTTTTTTATTAATCTTTTCCTATATTTTCCAAGCTCCAACCTATAAATAGTATCTTTTTTTCCCCTTGTGTCATTTCAACACATATTGAGCGTTAACAAGCATTAATCTAGCCCTTTAGATGGCTAATATATACAATAATTTCATATACTTAAATAATAAAATTACTTCTAAACACTTTGGCACACCCTATGCACTATAGTAGCCTTGTATGAAAGGATTATTGAAAAAATTACACAATCAGAAAGGCTTCACTTTTATAGAAGCCATCTTAACGGCCGTACTCTTGGCCGTAGGATTAACGGGCGGTTATGCCATGATGCAAAACTCCATCGATCACAGCCTCGATAACGACCACCTGGTGATTGGGTCGCAATTAGCTAACGAAAAACTACAGATGATCATCGCCGATAAAACCTTTGTAGGCTATTCCAGCATTACCCAAAACAATTATCAGCAAGAAACCTTAAGCGGAAGCTACAGAGGTTTTACCCGTTCTACGTCGGTTACCGAAGTAAGCTCTAGCGATTTAAGCACCCCACAAGCCGGCAGTGGTTATAAAAAAGTGGAAGTAACCGTCCGTTGGGGAAACGATACAGGGCAGCAGGTAAAAGTATCTACCATGCTGGCCAACCATACTTAATATGAAAAATGTGTTTCACATTTTAAAGACGAACAAAGGCTTTTCCATCATTGAAGCCGTGTTAACCATTTCCATCATGTCACTCATGTTTGGGGTAGCAAGCCAGGCCATGATTTCTAACTTAAGCACCTATGCCTTTATTTCTAACCGTCAGGCTGCTTTATCAGACATGCGTTATGCCATGAATTTGGTCACCAACGAATTAACCCGTTTAAGTAGCGCCAATATTCAATCTATTTCGGCTACCAGCATTACCTTTAGAGATATTAATGGCAATAACGCAACCTACAGCTCCAGCACTCAAAACGGTGTTACCTCGCTCATGAAAAACAACGAAAAACTGGCTAGCCCCATCAGCGGTTTTACTTTGGCCTATTTAGACCAAAACGGAAACACCACCGCTGCCATCAGCTCGGTAAGAAAAATTAAAGTGACCATGACATCGGCCCAAAAAGATAATGAAGGGAATATTTCGCTTACTACCATGATTATTCCCCGTAACTTTTTATATAGTAACTATCAATAATATGAAGACGCTTTTAAAAAAATCTGCCGGCAACCAAAAAGGTTTTACCCTTATAGAACTGGTACTCACCATTGTGGTTGTTTCTATTTTATCGGTTGTGGCCATGCCCAATTTTGATACCAGCGCTATCACGCTTGATTCGGCCTCGCGTAAAATTTTAACCGATATCCGTTACGCCCAAAATTTATCTACCACAACACTGGATGCCTACGGCTTTAGAGTAACAGGCGCCACTACCTATCAAATTTACAAACAATCTACAGGCGCTGTTGCTACCAATCCCATCACCAACAAGCCCATGCAATACGATTTATCTACCAATTTTTCCGGTGCGCGCTTTACCAATCAAAACATCAATGTTATTTTTAACGCATACGGTAACCCCACGTCAGGAGGAGGCACTAACATTACCCTGTCGGTTTCGGGCACACAAAAAACAATTAGTGTGTCCAGCACATCAGGCTATGTTGGCTTGCTTTAAGCTTATGAACCCAGTGTCCATACATCCTTTAAAAAATGATCGAGGGTCAACACTCATAGGAGCGCTTATTGTTATTTCCATGCTGGGGCTTTTTGGCATGGCCGTTACCGAAATGACTGTGGGTGAAAAAACTTCCAGTGTAAACGAAATGCAAACCGTTCAGGCTCAAGGTGTGCTTGATGCTGGTATGCAATATGCCCGTATTCGTGTGGATCAGGGTTATAGCCCTGTAGTAAACAATAAATCTTTTGGACCTGGTTCTTTTACCGTTACCGCCAATCCCTCAACCGGACTTGTAACGGTAACAGCCACCGTAGGAAACGCTAAAAAAACAGGGAGCTTTACCACCTCGTTTGCCAGCCAGTGCGTTACTTTAGATACTTCGCTCGCACAAAGTAATGGAAATGTATTAAGTGGTATTCGCCTTATTAAAAGTTGCAGCAATGCAGCCGTGATTATGACACGCACCCAAATGGATTGGGATGTGAGCTGCACACCCGACTACACGCAAGTGGCCGATCCCGACCATGCCAACAAAGTACTCATTTGCCATTGCGGTGGTAACGGCAATGCCTGCGACGGCAACGGTGCCGATAACGGTTGTAACACGCTTTCGGTAGCTACATCCGCCTGGGAAAACGGACACCGCGACCAGCATGAATTAGATTATTTGGGCGCTTGCGATGGCGAATACATTTGCTTGCGCGACACAGGTCACCGCGACCGCGCCGGTAACACCATTGAAGGATGGACAGTAGCCTCCAGCACTTTTTACAGTACGGCTAGCCACATTGGTACGCCTGTTAACGGGGCTGCCGGCGGCGACTGGATTGACGGTGCCGATACCTCGCTTACCGGTACCGGTAATTTTAATTTTCCAGCTATTACCTATCACAACACCTTGGCCGATCAAGCCAGCTACGAAATTTCGGTTGAATTTGCTGACGGCAGCGTGCTGTACGACCAGTTTGCTCTTAATAACGGTACCAGCCAAACGCCTGGAGTTACTCCGGGTGTAGATGTGAATGCTTCTAACCAAGTAGTGGTAGACCCTTATAAACAAGTGACCGTTCAAATTTTGGGAACCTCCATCACTTATGGCGCCGGAGGCCCCACTATTCCCATTACCACCAAGCTGGGCAAAGTAGCGTCTAACGGAACAATAACCTATACTGATTTATTTAACGGCGCCGCTGTACACGGTGGCGAAACCTATGTAATGAACACCTACGATACCTCCGCCAGCTATACCTTAAAAGGCAGCGGTTCTTACAGCAGTTTCTCGGCTTCCTACGACAGCTCGGTAAACTCGCCGCAGGTAAAAGTACTGATGAATGGCGATAGCGTGCCCAATATCACCCCCTTTGCTAACCAAAGTACTATTGAATCATACCTAAGAAATTATATTGTAAATCGCAAAGTAGTGCTTAATCCAAATCAGGTTATCTTCTTGTTTGAAATTGGCATGAACGTAA
The window above is part of the bacterium genome. Proteins encoded here:
- a CDS encoding pilus assembly PilX N-terminal domain-containing protein: MNPVSIHPLKNDRGSTLIGALIVISMLGLFGMAVTEMTVGEKTSSVNEMQTVQAQGVLDAGMQYARIRVDQGYSPVVNNKSFGPGSFTVTANPSTGLVTVTATVGNAKKTGSFTTSFASQCVTLDTSLAQSNGNVLSGIRLIKSCSNAAVIMTRTQMDWDVSCTPDYTQVADPDHANKVLICHCGGNGNACDGNGADNGCNTLSVATSAWENGHRDQHELDYLGACDGEYICLRDTGHRDRAGNTIEGWTVASSTFYSTASHIGTPVNGAAGGDWIDGADTSLTGTGNFNFPAITYHNTLADQASYEISVEFADGSVLYDQFALNNGTSQTPGVTPGVDVNASNQVVVDPYKQVTVQILGTSITYGAGGPTIPITTKLGKVASNGTITYTDLFNGAAVHGGETYVMNTYDTSASYTLKGSGSYSSFSASYDSSVNSPQVKVLMNGDSVPNITPFANQSTIESYLRNYIVNRKVVLNPNQVIFLFEIGMNVTSSPNSSAVDYQDLVALMTVADGDPCATPPVDPGFTIENDHTITIDADHQMKVKVLGTAITYGVGGPTIPVTLSMGKKSGNHMNYTNLFSGNAVVAGNLYTENSDNNGDTYSFKASGKYKQGNKTLFSAAYDNSQDSSQVLTLVNGDSVPSTAAFNSQIRQFLAPYVVNGKITLDANQVILLYEIGNNATRYPNDPATDFQDLVLLVQSKDLTDVNAPAGQGSNYGNNQISIKKK